In one Macaca fascicularis isolate 582-1 chromosome 6, T2T-MFA8v1.1 genomic region, the following are encoded:
- the MAT2B gene encoding methionine adenosyltransferase 2 subunit beta isoform X3, with protein sequence MPEMPEDMEQEEVNIPNRRVLVTGATGLLGRAVHKEFQQNNWHAVGCGFRRARPKFEQVNLLDSNAVHHIIHDFQPHVIVHCAAERRPDVVENQPDAASQLNVDASGNLAKEAAAVGAFLIYISSDYVFDGTNPPYREEDIPAPLNLYGKTKLDGEKAVLENNLGAAVLRIPILYGEVEKLEESAVTVMFDKVQFSNKSANMDHWQQRFPTHVKDVATVCRQLAEKRMLDPSIKGTFHWSGNEQMTKYEMACAIADAFNLPSSHLRPITDSPVLGAQRPRNAQLDCSKLETLGIGQRTPFRIGIKESLWPFLIDKRWRQTVFH encoded by the exons GAGGAAGTTAACATCCCTAATAGGAGGGTTCTGGTTACTGGTGCCACTGGGCTTCTTGGCAGAGCTGTACACAAGGAATTTCAGCAGAATAATTGGCATGCTGTTGGCTGTGGTTTTAGAAGAGCAAGACCAAAATTTGAACAGGTTAATCTGTTGGATTCTAATGCAGTTCATCACATCATTCATGATTTTCAG CCCCATGTTATAGTGCATTGTGCAGCAGAGAGAAGACCAGATGTTGTAGAAAATCAGCCAGATGCTGCCTCTCAACTTAATGTGGATGCTTCTGGGAATTTAGCAAAGGAAGCAG ctgCTGTTGGAGCATTTCTCATCTACATTAGCTCAGATTATGTATTTGATGGAACAAATCCACCTTACAGAGAGGAAGACATACCAGCTCCCCTAAATTTATATGGCAAAACAAAATTAGATGGAGAAAAGGCTGTCCTGGAGAACAATTTAG GAGCTGCTGTTTTGAGGATTCCTATTCTGTATGGGGAAGTTGAAAAGCTCGAAGAAAGTGCTGTGACTGTTATGTTTGATAAAGTGCAGTTCAGCAACAAGTCAGCGAACATGGATCACTGGCAGCAGAGGTTCCCCACACATGTCAAAGATGTGGCCACTGTGTGCCGGCAGCTAGCAGAGAAGAGAATGCTG GATCCATCAATTAAGGGAACCTTTCACTGGTCTGGCAATGAACAGATGACTAAGTATGAAATGGCGTGTGCAATTGCAGATGCCTTCAACCTCCCCAGCAGTCACTTAAGACCT ATTACTGACAGCCCTGTCCTAGGAGCACAGCGTCCAAGAAATGCTCAGCTTGACTGCTCCAAATTGGAGACCTTGGGCATTGGCCAACGAACACCATTTCGAATTGGAATCAAAGAATCACTTTGGCCTTTCCTCATTGACAAGAGATGGAGACAAACGGTCTTTCATTAG
- the MAT2B gene encoding methionine adenosyltransferase 2 subunit beta isoform X2, which produces MVGREKELSIHFVPGSCRLVEEEVNIPNRRVLVTGATGLLGRAVHKEFQQNNWHAVGCGFRRARPKFEQVNLLDSNAVHHIIHDFQPHVIVHCAAERRPDVVENQPDAASQLNVDASGNLAKEAAAVGAFLIYISSDYVFDGTNPPYREEDIPAPLNLYGKTKLDGEKAVLENNLGAAVLRIPILYGEVEKLEESAVTVMFDKVQFSNKSANMDHWQQRFPTHVKDVATVCRQLAEKRMLDPSIKGTFHWSGNEQMTKYEMACAIADAFNLPSSHLRPITDSPVLGAQRPRNAQLDCSKLETLGIGQRTPFRIGIKESLWPFLIDKRWRQTVFH; this is translated from the exons GAGGAAGTTAACATCCCTAATAGGAGGGTTCTGGTTACTGGTGCCACTGGGCTTCTTGGCAGAGCTGTACACAAGGAATTTCAGCAGAATAATTGGCATGCTGTTGGCTGTGGTTTTAGAAGAGCAAGACCAAAATTTGAACAGGTTAATCTGTTGGATTCTAATGCAGTTCATCACATCATTCATGATTTTCAG CCCCATGTTATAGTGCATTGTGCAGCAGAGAGAAGACCAGATGTTGTAGAAAATCAGCCAGATGCTGCCTCTCAACTTAATGTGGATGCTTCTGGGAATTTAGCAAAGGAAGCAG ctgCTGTTGGAGCATTTCTCATCTACATTAGCTCAGATTATGTATTTGATGGAACAAATCCACCTTACAGAGAGGAAGACATACCAGCTCCCCTAAATTTATATGGCAAAACAAAATTAGATGGAGAAAAGGCTGTCCTGGAGAACAATTTAG GAGCTGCTGTTTTGAGGATTCCTATTCTGTATGGGGAAGTTGAAAAGCTCGAAGAAAGTGCTGTGACTGTTATGTTTGATAAAGTGCAGTTCAGCAACAAGTCAGCGAACATGGATCACTGGCAGCAGAGGTTCCCCACACATGTCAAAGATGTGGCCACTGTGTGCCGGCAGCTAGCAGAGAAGAGAATGCTG GATCCATCAATTAAGGGAACCTTTCACTGGTCTGGCAATGAACAGATGACTAAGTATGAAATGGCGTGTGCAATTGCAGATGCCTTCAACCTCCCCAGCAGTCACTTAAGACCT ATTACTGACAGCCCTGTCCTAGGAGCACAGCGTCCAAGAAATGCTCAGCTTGACTGCTCCAAATTGGAGACCTTGGGCATTGGCCAACGAACACCATTTCGAATTGGAATCAAAGAATCACTTTGGCCTTTCCTCATTGACAAGAGATGGAGACAAACGGTCTTTCATTAG